A stretch of the Alosa alosa isolate M-15738 ecotype Scorff River chromosome 16, AALO_Geno_1.1, whole genome shotgun sequence genome encodes the following:
- the cd226 gene encoding CD226 antigen isoform X5: MEAVQRDYWYSLALLTFLIILKASLQKSGDETVRLEDGMILECLCPWDGNLSMVSWTKVPGKNPIAVYHPRFGPNLAVGYNDRLAFLNRTSMDGSISIANVTEEDAGLYQCSMQTFPLGTWTRDVQVIKENFLPHSEVTMMVGGNLTVVCPIYNYTVSEDFISEILIRKDDQEHIIGRCILQDGTYVLKDQHETIPVNCADPHLGVTFELNNLIIADEGRYRCLMSTEHGVEIFTYQLTVHSQDELHTPTIGPEEAGSSSTLHQVQVLEDVNPSEGIPVTELPPSDTAHDVTDPSAPAERMFTTDSASSATTNSVRHPSGPVEGMSTTALASVIAITVPHTLASTKGMSTTEMAPSVGNTIVALPQAPSEGMLSTESVIATTVPHPTDPPLTEAMSTTKLAPAVITTAGFHLPGPSEGVTTELTPSVLATTMPHPPAPSEGKSTTDLAPSVVAITVPPPAPSEEASSTESAPDVATTVPLPPEPSEGISATEPASSAKATTVPHSTDNGYSWMDFLDIPEEYRIYVYAGSGAAGLLLLLLIIILVCLYRRKKRREAYRVKLHPGRRWRDSEQGGFYDRMRKGTRWGRQEPIYANVRTGHKHKYKPKQKRKR, encoded by the exons CATCGCTTCAGAAGAGTGGTGATGAAACCGTAAGACTGGAGGATGGGATGATCCTGGAGTGTTTGTGTCCCTGGGATGGGAACCTCAGTATGGTCTCCTGGACCAAAGTACCCGGCAAAAACCCCATAGCTGTTTACCATCCACGGTTTGGGCCGAACCTTGCAGTCGGGTACAACGACAGGCTGGCGTTCCTGAATAGAACCTCTATGGATGGAAGCATCTCAATCGCCAATGTCACAGAAGAGGATGCTGGTCTTTACCAGTGCTCCATGCAGACCTTTCCTCTTGGGACATGGACTAGAGATGTCCAGGTGATAAAAGAGA ATTTTTTGCCTCATTCGGAAGTGACTATGATGGTGGGTGGGAATCTGACTGTGGTATGCCCCATCTACAATTACACTGTCAGTGAAGACTTCATCAGTGAGATCCTCATTAGGAAGGATGACCAGGAGCACATCATCGGCAGGTGTATACTGCAAGATGGCACTTATGTGTTGAAGGACCAGCATGAGACGATACCAGTCAACTGTGCCGATCCCCACCTCGGTGTGACCTTTGAACTCAACAACTTGATCATTGCGGACGAAGGCCGATACCGGTGTTTGATGAGCACCGAACACGGCGTTGAAATCTTCACATATCAACTGACTGTCCACTCTCAAG ATGAACTTCACACACCCACTATTGGTCCTGAGGAAGCTGGGTCTTCCTCAACACTACATCAAGTACAGGTGTTAGAAG ATGTAAATCCATCTGAGGGAATACCCGTCACTGAATTGCCCCCCTCAGATACTGCCCATGATGTGACTGATCCTTCAG CTCCAGCTGAGAGAATGTTTACCACTGATTCAGCCTCTTCAGCCACAACTAACTCTGTGCGTCATCCTTCAG GTCCAGTTGAGGGAATGTCAACCACAGCACTGGCTTCAGTCATAGCCATCACTGTGCCACATACCTTAG CCTCTACTAAGGGAATGTCAACCACTGAAATGGCTCCCTCAGTGGGAAACACCATTGTGGCTCTTCCACAAG CTCCATCTGAGGGAATGCTTTCCACTGAATCAGTCATAGCCACCACTGTGCCTCATCCTACAG ATCCACCTTTAACTGAAGCCATGTCTACCACTAAATTGGCTCCTGCAGTCATAACCACCGCTGGGTTTCATCTCCCAG GTCCATCTGAGGGAGTGACCACTGAATTGACTCCCTCGGTCCTAGCCACCACTATGCCTCATCCCCCAG CTCCATCTGAAGGAAAGTCAACTACTGACTTGGCACCCTCAGTTGTAGCCATCACTGTACCTCCACCAG CTCCATCTGAGGAAGCATCTTCCACTGAATCGGCTCCCGACGTCGCCACTACTGTGCCGCTTCCTCCAG AGCCATCTGAGGGCATATCTGCCACTGAACCTGCTTCCTCAGCCAAAGCTACCACTGTGCCTCATTCCACAG ACAACGGCTATTCTTGGATGGACTTCCTGGACATCCCTGAGGAGTATCGGATCTACGTGTACGCTGGGTCTGGGGCAGCTGGgctgctgctcctcctgctcATCATCATACTGGTCTGCTTGTACAG GAGGAAAAAGAGACGGGAGGCATACAGAGTCAAACTCCATCCCGGGAGAAGATGG CGCGACTCGGAGCAGGGTGGCTTCTACGACCGCATGAGGAAGGGCACCAGGTGGGGCAGACAGGAGCCCATTTATGCCAACGTTCGCACgggacacaaacacaagtacaaGCCCAagcagaagaggaagagatga
- the cd226 gene encoding CD226 antigen isoform X7, protein MEAVQRDYWYSLALLTFLIILKASLQKSGDETVRLEDGMILECLCPWDGNLSMVSWTKVPGKNPIAVYHPRFGPNLAVGYNDRLAFLNRTSMDGSISIANVTEEDAGLYQCSMQTFPLGTWTRDVQVIKENFLPHSEVTMMVGGNLTVVCPIYNYTVSEDFISEILIRKDDQEHIIGRCILQDGTYVLKDQHETIPVNCADPHLGVTFELNNLIIADEGRYRCLMSTEHGVEIFTYQLTVHSQDELHTPTIGPEEAGSSSTLHQVQVLEDVNPSEGIPVTELPPSDTAHDVTDPSAPAERMFTTDSASSATTNSVRHPSGPVEGMSTTALASVIAITVPHTLASTKGMSTTEMAPSVGNTIVALPQAPSEGMLSTESVIATTVPHPTDPPLTEAMSTTKLAPAVITTAGFHLPAPSEGKSTTDLAPSVVAITVPPPAPSEEASSTESAPDVATTVPLPPEPSEGISATEPASSAKATTVPHSTDNGYSWMDFLDIPEEYRIYVYAGSGAAGLLLLLLIIILVCLYRRKKRREAYRVKLHPGRRWRDSEQGGFYDRMRKGTRWGRQEPIYANVRTGHKHKYKPKQKRKR, encoded by the exons CATCGCTTCAGAAGAGTGGTGATGAAACCGTAAGACTGGAGGATGGGATGATCCTGGAGTGTTTGTGTCCCTGGGATGGGAACCTCAGTATGGTCTCCTGGACCAAAGTACCCGGCAAAAACCCCATAGCTGTTTACCATCCACGGTTTGGGCCGAACCTTGCAGTCGGGTACAACGACAGGCTGGCGTTCCTGAATAGAACCTCTATGGATGGAAGCATCTCAATCGCCAATGTCACAGAAGAGGATGCTGGTCTTTACCAGTGCTCCATGCAGACCTTTCCTCTTGGGACATGGACTAGAGATGTCCAGGTGATAAAAGAGA ATTTTTTGCCTCATTCGGAAGTGACTATGATGGTGGGTGGGAATCTGACTGTGGTATGCCCCATCTACAATTACACTGTCAGTGAAGACTTCATCAGTGAGATCCTCATTAGGAAGGATGACCAGGAGCACATCATCGGCAGGTGTATACTGCAAGATGGCACTTATGTGTTGAAGGACCAGCATGAGACGATACCAGTCAACTGTGCCGATCCCCACCTCGGTGTGACCTTTGAACTCAACAACTTGATCATTGCGGACGAAGGCCGATACCGGTGTTTGATGAGCACCGAACACGGCGTTGAAATCTTCACATATCAACTGACTGTCCACTCTCAAG ATGAACTTCACACACCCACTATTGGTCCTGAGGAAGCTGGGTCTTCCTCAACACTACATCAAGTACAGGTGTTAGAAG ATGTAAATCCATCTGAGGGAATACCCGTCACTGAATTGCCCCCCTCAGATACTGCCCATGATGTGACTGATCCTTCAG CTCCAGCTGAGAGAATGTTTACCACTGATTCAGCCTCTTCAGCCACAACTAACTCTGTGCGTCATCCTTCAG GTCCAGTTGAGGGAATGTCAACCACAGCACTGGCTTCAGTCATAGCCATCACTGTGCCACATACCTTAG CCTCTACTAAGGGAATGTCAACCACTGAAATGGCTCCCTCAGTGGGAAACACCATTGTGGCTCTTCCACAAG CTCCATCTGAGGGAATGCTTTCCACTGAATCAGTCATAGCCACCACTGTGCCTCATCCTACAG ATCCACCTTTAACTGAAGCCATGTCTACCACTAAATTGGCTCCTGCAGTCATAACCACCGCTGGGTTTCATCTCCCAG CTCCATCTGAAGGAAAGTCAACTACTGACTTGGCACCCTCAGTTGTAGCCATCACTGTACCTCCACCAG CTCCATCTGAGGAAGCATCTTCCACTGAATCGGCTCCCGACGTCGCCACTACTGTGCCGCTTCCTCCAG AGCCATCTGAGGGCATATCTGCCACTGAACCTGCTTCCTCAGCCAAAGCTACCACTGTGCCTCATTCCACAG ACAACGGCTATTCTTGGATGGACTTCCTGGACATCCCTGAGGAGTATCGGATCTACGTGTACGCTGGGTCTGGGGCAGCTGGgctgctgctcctcctgctcATCATCATACTGGTCTGCTTGTACAG GAGGAAAAAGAGACGGGAGGCATACAGAGTCAAACTCCATCCCGGGAGAAGATGG CGCGACTCGGAGCAGGGTGGCTTCTACGACCGCATGAGGAAGGGCACCAGGTGGGGCAGACAGGAGCCCATTTATGCCAACGTTCGCACgggacacaaacacaagtacaaGCCCAagcagaagaggaagagatga
- the cd226 gene encoding CD226 antigen isoform X6 — MEAVQRDYWYSLALLTFLIILKASLQKSGDETVRLEDGMILECLCPWDGNLSMVSWTKVPGKNPIAVYHPRFGPNLAVGYNDRLAFLNRTSMDGSISIANVTEEDAGLYQCSMQTFPLGTWTRDVQVIKENFLPHSEVTMMVGGNLTVVCPIYNYTVSEDFISEILIRKDDQEHIIGRCILQDGTYVLKDQHETIPVNCADPHLGVTFELNNLIIADEGRYRCLMSTEHGVEIFTYQLTVHSQDELHTPTIGPEEAGSSSTLHQVQVLEDVNPSEGIPVTELPPSDTAHDVTDPSAPAERMFTTDSASSATTNSVRHPSGPVEGMSTTALASVIAITVPHTLEGCRSPPQFGPCRGSFPRFYYDVTTQSCESFIYGGCRGNSNSFLTQEECESTCKSITGPSEGVTTELTPSVLATTMPHPPAPSEGKSTTDLAPSVVAITVPPPAPSEEASSTESAPDVATTVPLPPEPSEGISATEPASSAKATTVPHSTDNGYSWMDFLDIPEEYRIYVYAGSGAAGLLLLLLIIILVCLYRRKKRREAYRVKLHPGRRWRDSEQGGFYDRMRKGTRWGRQEPIYANVRTGHKHKYKPKQKRKR; from the exons CATCGCTTCAGAAGAGTGGTGATGAAACCGTAAGACTGGAGGATGGGATGATCCTGGAGTGTTTGTGTCCCTGGGATGGGAACCTCAGTATGGTCTCCTGGACCAAAGTACCCGGCAAAAACCCCATAGCTGTTTACCATCCACGGTTTGGGCCGAACCTTGCAGTCGGGTACAACGACAGGCTGGCGTTCCTGAATAGAACCTCTATGGATGGAAGCATCTCAATCGCCAATGTCACAGAAGAGGATGCTGGTCTTTACCAGTGCTCCATGCAGACCTTTCCTCTTGGGACATGGACTAGAGATGTCCAGGTGATAAAAGAGA ATTTTTTGCCTCATTCGGAAGTGACTATGATGGTGGGTGGGAATCTGACTGTGGTATGCCCCATCTACAATTACACTGTCAGTGAAGACTTCATCAGTGAGATCCTCATTAGGAAGGATGACCAGGAGCACATCATCGGCAGGTGTATACTGCAAGATGGCACTTATGTGTTGAAGGACCAGCATGAGACGATACCAGTCAACTGTGCCGATCCCCACCTCGGTGTGACCTTTGAACTCAACAACTTGATCATTGCGGACGAAGGCCGATACCGGTGTTTGATGAGCACCGAACACGGCGTTGAAATCTTCACATATCAACTGACTGTCCACTCTCAAG ATGAACTTCACACACCCACTATTGGTCCTGAGGAAGCTGGGTCTTCCTCAACACTACATCAAGTACAGGTGTTAGAAG ATGTAAATCCATCTGAGGGAATACCCGTCACTGAATTGCCCCCCTCAGATACTGCCCATGATGTGACTGATCCTTCAG CTCCAGCTGAGAGAATGTTTACCACTGATTCAGCCTCTTCAGCCACAACTAACTCTGTGCGTCATCCTTCAG GTCCAGTTGAGGGAATGTCAACCACAGCACTGGCTTCAGTCATAGCCATCACTGTGCCACATACCTTAG AGGGCTGCAGGTCCCCACCACAATTCGGCCCCTGTAGGGGTTCCTTCCCTCGGTTCTACTATGATGTCACCACTCAAAGCTGTGAGAGTTTCATCTATGGTGGGTGTCGGGGTAATTCCAATAGCTTTTTGACTCAAGAGGAGTGTGAGTCAACATGCAAAAGCATAACTG GTCCATCTGAGGGAGTGACCACTGAATTGACTCCCTCGGTCCTAGCCACCACTATGCCTCATCCCCCAG CTCCATCTGAAGGAAAGTCAACTACTGACTTGGCACCCTCAGTTGTAGCCATCACTGTACCTCCACCAG CTCCATCTGAGGAAGCATCTTCCACTGAATCGGCTCCCGACGTCGCCACTACTGTGCCGCTTCCTCCAG AGCCATCTGAGGGCATATCTGCCACTGAACCTGCTTCCTCAGCCAAAGCTACCACTGTGCCTCATTCCACAG ACAACGGCTATTCTTGGATGGACTTCCTGGACATCCCTGAGGAGTATCGGATCTACGTGTACGCTGGGTCTGGGGCAGCTGGgctgctgctcctcctgctcATCATCATACTGGTCTGCTTGTACAG GAGGAAAAAGAGACGGGAGGCATACAGAGTCAAACTCCATCCCGGGAGAAGATGG CGCGACTCGGAGCAGGGTGGCTTCTACGACCGCATGAGGAAGGGCACCAGGTGGGGCAGACAGGAGCCCATTTATGCCAACGTTCGCACgggacacaaacacaagtacaaGCCCAagcagaagaggaagagatga
- the cd226 gene encoding CD226 antigen isoform X8, whose protein sequence is MEAVQRDYWYSLALLTFLIILKASLQKSGDETVRLEDGMILECLCPWDGNLSMVSWTKVPGKNPIAVYHPRFGPNLAVGYNDRLAFLNRTSMDGSISIANVTEEDAGLYQCSMQTFPLGTWTRDVQVIKENFLPHSEVTMMVGGNLTVVCPIYNYTVSEDFISEILIRKDDQEHIIGRCILQDGTYVLKDQHETIPVNCADPHLGVTFELNNLIIADEGRYRCLMSTEHGVEIFTYQLTVHSQDELHTPTIGPEEAGSSSTLHQVQVLEDVNPSEGIPVTELPPSDTAHDVTDPSAPAERMFTTDSASSATTNSVRHPSGPVEGMSTTALASVIAITVPHTLASTKGMSTTEMAPSVGNTIVALPQAPSEGMLSTESVIATTVPHPTGPSEGVTTELTPSVLATTMPHPPAPSEGKSTTDLAPSVVAITVPPPAPSEEASSTESAPDVATTVPLPPEPSEGISATEPASSAKATTVPHSTDNGYSWMDFLDIPEEYRIYVYAGSGAAGLLLLLLIIILVCLYRRKKRREAYRVKLHPGRRWRDSEQGGFYDRMRKGTRWGRQEPIYANVRTGHKHKYKPKQKRKR, encoded by the exons CATCGCTTCAGAAGAGTGGTGATGAAACCGTAAGACTGGAGGATGGGATGATCCTGGAGTGTTTGTGTCCCTGGGATGGGAACCTCAGTATGGTCTCCTGGACCAAAGTACCCGGCAAAAACCCCATAGCTGTTTACCATCCACGGTTTGGGCCGAACCTTGCAGTCGGGTACAACGACAGGCTGGCGTTCCTGAATAGAACCTCTATGGATGGAAGCATCTCAATCGCCAATGTCACAGAAGAGGATGCTGGTCTTTACCAGTGCTCCATGCAGACCTTTCCTCTTGGGACATGGACTAGAGATGTCCAGGTGATAAAAGAGA ATTTTTTGCCTCATTCGGAAGTGACTATGATGGTGGGTGGGAATCTGACTGTGGTATGCCCCATCTACAATTACACTGTCAGTGAAGACTTCATCAGTGAGATCCTCATTAGGAAGGATGACCAGGAGCACATCATCGGCAGGTGTATACTGCAAGATGGCACTTATGTGTTGAAGGACCAGCATGAGACGATACCAGTCAACTGTGCCGATCCCCACCTCGGTGTGACCTTTGAACTCAACAACTTGATCATTGCGGACGAAGGCCGATACCGGTGTTTGATGAGCACCGAACACGGCGTTGAAATCTTCACATATCAACTGACTGTCCACTCTCAAG ATGAACTTCACACACCCACTATTGGTCCTGAGGAAGCTGGGTCTTCCTCAACACTACATCAAGTACAGGTGTTAGAAG ATGTAAATCCATCTGAGGGAATACCCGTCACTGAATTGCCCCCCTCAGATACTGCCCATGATGTGACTGATCCTTCAG CTCCAGCTGAGAGAATGTTTACCACTGATTCAGCCTCTTCAGCCACAACTAACTCTGTGCGTCATCCTTCAG GTCCAGTTGAGGGAATGTCAACCACAGCACTGGCTTCAGTCATAGCCATCACTGTGCCACATACCTTAG CCTCTACTAAGGGAATGTCAACCACTGAAATGGCTCCCTCAGTGGGAAACACCATTGTGGCTCTTCCACAAG CTCCATCTGAGGGAATGCTTTCCACTGAATCAGTCATAGCCACCACTGTGCCTCATCCTACAG GTCCATCTGAGGGAGTGACCACTGAATTGACTCCCTCGGTCCTAGCCACCACTATGCCTCATCCCCCAG CTCCATCTGAAGGAAAGTCAACTACTGACTTGGCACCCTCAGTTGTAGCCATCACTGTACCTCCACCAG CTCCATCTGAGGAAGCATCTTCCACTGAATCGGCTCCCGACGTCGCCACTACTGTGCCGCTTCCTCCAG AGCCATCTGAGGGCATATCTGCCACTGAACCTGCTTCCTCAGCCAAAGCTACCACTGTGCCTCATTCCACAG ACAACGGCTATTCTTGGATGGACTTCCTGGACATCCCTGAGGAGTATCGGATCTACGTGTACGCTGGGTCTGGGGCAGCTGGgctgctgctcctcctgctcATCATCATACTGGTCTGCTTGTACAG GAGGAAAAAGAGACGGGAGGCATACAGAGTCAAACTCCATCCCGGGAGAAGATGG CGCGACTCGGAGCAGGGTGGCTTCTACGACCGCATGAGGAAGGGCACCAGGTGGGGCAGACAGGAGCCCATTTATGCCAACGTTCGCACgggacacaaacacaagtacaaGCCCAagcagaagaggaagagatga
- the cd226 gene encoding CD226 antigen isoform X3 translates to MEAVQRDYWYSLALLTFLIILKASLQKSGDETVRLEDGMILECLCPWDGNLSMVSWTKVPGKNPIAVYHPRFGPNLAVGYNDRLAFLNRTSMDGSISIANVTEEDAGLYQCSMQTFPLGTWTRDVQVIKENFLPHSEVTMMVGGNLTVVCPIYNYTVSEDFISEILIRKDDQEHIIGRCILQDGTYVLKDQHETIPVNCADPHLGVTFELNNLIIADEGRYRCLMSTEHGVEIFTYQLTVHSQDELHTPTIGPEEAGSSSTLHQVQVLEDVNPSEGIPVTELPPSDTAHDVTDPSAPAERMFTTDSASSATTNSVRHPSGPVEGMSTTALASVIAITVPHTLAPSEGMLSTESVIATTVPHPTDPPLTEAMSTTKLAPAVITTAGFHLPEGCRSPPQFGPCRGSFPRFYYDVTTQSCESFIYGGCRGNSNSFLTQEECESTCKSITGPSEGVTTELTPSVLATTMPHPPAPSEGKSTTDLAPSVVAITVPPPAPSEEASSTESAPDVATTVPLPPEPSEGISATEPASSAKATTVPHSTDNGYSWMDFLDIPEEYRIYVYAGSGAAGLLLLLLIIILVCLYRRKKRREAYRVKLHPGRRWRDSEQGGFYDRMRKGTRWGRQEPIYANVRTGHKHKYKPKQKRKR, encoded by the exons CATCGCTTCAGAAGAGTGGTGATGAAACCGTAAGACTGGAGGATGGGATGATCCTGGAGTGTTTGTGTCCCTGGGATGGGAACCTCAGTATGGTCTCCTGGACCAAAGTACCCGGCAAAAACCCCATAGCTGTTTACCATCCACGGTTTGGGCCGAACCTTGCAGTCGGGTACAACGACAGGCTGGCGTTCCTGAATAGAACCTCTATGGATGGAAGCATCTCAATCGCCAATGTCACAGAAGAGGATGCTGGTCTTTACCAGTGCTCCATGCAGACCTTTCCTCTTGGGACATGGACTAGAGATGTCCAGGTGATAAAAGAGA ATTTTTTGCCTCATTCGGAAGTGACTATGATGGTGGGTGGGAATCTGACTGTGGTATGCCCCATCTACAATTACACTGTCAGTGAAGACTTCATCAGTGAGATCCTCATTAGGAAGGATGACCAGGAGCACATCATCGGCAGGTGTATACTGCAAGATGGCACTTATGTGTTGAAGGACCAGCATGAGACGATACCAGTCAACTGTGCCGATCCCCACCTCGGTGTGACCTTTGAACTCAACAACTTGATCATTGCGGACGAAGGCCGATACCGGTGTTTGATGAGCACCGAACACGGCGTTGAAATCTTCACATATCAACTGACTGTCCACTCTCAAG ATGAACTTCACACACCCACTATTGGTCCTGAGGAAGCTGGGTCTTCCTCAACACTACATCAAGTACAGGTGTTAGAAG ATGTAAATCCATCTGAGGGAATACCCGTCACTGAATTGCCCCCCTCAGATACTGCCCATGATGTGACTGATCCTTCAG CTCCAGCTGAGAGAATGTTTACCACTGATTCAGCCTCTTCAGCCACAACTAACTCTGTGCGTCATCCTTCAG GTCCAGTTGAGGGAATGTCAACCACAGCACTGGCTTCAGTCATAGCCATCACTGTGCCACATACCTTAG CTCCATCTGAGGGAATGCTTTCCACTGAATCAGTCATAGCCACCACTGTGCCTCATCCTACAG ATCCACCTTTAACTGAAGCCATGTCTACCACTAAATTGGCTCCTGCAGTCATAACCACCGCTGGGTTTCATCTCCCAG AGGGCTGCAGGTCCCCACCACAATTCGGCCCCTGTAGGGGTTCCTTCCCTCGGTTCTACTATGATGTCACCACTCAAAGCTGTGAGAGTTTCATCTATGGTGGGTGTCGGGGTAATTCCAATAGCTTTTTGACTCAAGAGGAGTGTGAGTCAACATGCAAAAGCATAACTG GTCCATCTGAGGGAGTGACCACTGAATTGACTCCCTCGGTCCTAGCCACCACTATGCCTCATCCCCCAG CTCCATCTGAAGGAAAGTCAACTACTGACTTGGCACCCTCAGTTGTAGCCATCACTGTACCTCCACCAG CTCCATCTGAGGAAGCATCTTCCACTGAATCGGCTCCCGACGTCGCCACTACTGTGCCGCTTCCTCCAG AGCCATCTGAGGGCATATCTGCCACTGAACCTGCTTCCTCAGCCAAAGCTACCACTGTGCCTCATTCCACAG ACAACGGCTATTCTTGGATGGACTTCCTGGACATCCCTGAGGAGTATCGGATCTACGTGTACGCTGGGTCTGGGGCAGCTGGgctgctgctcctcctgctcATCATCATACTGGTCTGCTTGTACAG GAGGAAAAAGAGACGGGAGGCATACAGAGTCAAACTCCATCCCGGGAGAAGATGG CGCGACTCGGAGCAGGGTGGCTTCTACGACCGCATGAGGAAGGGCACCAGGTGGGGCAGACAGGAGCCCATTTATGCCAACGTTCGCACgggacacaaacacaagtacaaGCCCAagcagaagaggaagagatga
- the cd226 gene encoding CD226 antigen isoform X10, whose amino-acid sequence MEAVQRDYWYSLALLTFLIILKASLQKSGDETVRLEDGMILECLCPWDGNLSMVSWTKVPGKNPIAVYHPRFGPNLAVGYNDRLAFLNRTSMDGSISIANVTEEDAGLYQCSMQTFPLGTWTRDVQVIKENFLPHSEVTMMVGGNLTVVCPIYNYTVSEDFISEILIRKDDQEHIIGRCILQDGTYVLKDQHETIPVNCADPHLGVTFELNNLIIADEGRYRCLMSTEHGVEIFTYQLTVHSQDELHTPTIGPEEAGSSSTLHQVQVLEDVNPSEGIPVTELPPSDTAHDVTDPSAPAERMFTTDSASSATTNSVRHPSGPVEGMSTTALASVIAITVPHTLAPSEGMLSTESVIATTVPHPTGPSEGVTTELTPSVLATTMPHPPAPSEGKSTTDLAPSVVAITVPPPAPSEEASSTESAPDVATTVPLPPEPSEGISATEPASSAKATTVPHSTDNGYSWMDFLDIPEEYRIYVYAGSGAAGLLLLLLIIILVCLYRRKKRREAYRVKLHPGRRWRDSEQGGFYDRMRKGTRWGRQEPIYANVRTGHKHKYKPKQKRKR is encoded by the exons CATCGCTTCAGAAGAGTGGTGATGAAACCGTAAGACTGGAGGATGGGATGATCCTGGAGTGTTTGTGTCCCTGGGATGGGAACCTCAGTATGGTCTCCTGGACCAAAGTACCCGGCAAAAACCCCATAGCTGTTTACCATCCACGGTTTGGGCCGAACCTTGCAGTCGGGTACAACGACAGGCTGGCGTTCCTGAATAGAACCTCTATGGATGGAAGCATCTCAATCGCCAATGTCACAGAAGAGGATGCTGGTCTTTACCAGTGCTCCATGCAGACCTTTCCTCTTGGGACATGGACTAGAGATGTCCAGGTGATAAAAGAGA ATTTTTTGCCTCATTCGGAAGTGACTATGATGGTGGGTGGGAATCTGACTGTGGTATGCCCCATCTACAATTACACTGTCAGTGAAGACTTCATCAGTGAGATCCTCATTAGGAAGGATGACCAGGAGCACATCATCGGCAGGTGTATACTGCAAGATGGCACTTATGTGTTGAAGGACCAGCATGAGACGATACCAGTCAACTGTGCCGATCCCCACCTCGGTGTGACCTTTGAACTCAACAACTTGATCATTGCGGACGAAGGCCGATACCGGTGTTTGATGAGCACCGAACACGGCGTTGAAATCTTCACATATCAACTGACTGTCCACTCTCAAG ATGAACTTCACACACCCACTATTGGTCCTGAGGAAGCTGGGTCTTCCTCAACACTACATCAAGTACAGGTGTTAGAAG ATGTAAATCCATCTGAGGGAATACCCGTCACTGAATTGCCCCCCTCAGATACTGCCCATGATGTGACTGATCCTTCAG CTCCAGCTGAGAGAATGTTTACCACTGATTCAGCCTCTTCAGCCACAACTAACTCTGTGCGTCATCCTTCAG GTCCAGTTGAGGGAATGTCAACCACAGCACTGGCTTCAGTCATAGCCATCACTGTGCCACATACCTTAG CTCCATCTGAGGGAATGCTTTCCACTGAATCAGTCATAGCCACCACTGTGCCTCATCCTACAG GTCCATCTGAGGGAGTGACCACTGAATTGACTCCCTCGGTCCTAGCCACCACTATGCCTCATCCCCCAG CTCCATCTGAAGGAAAGTCAACTACTGACTTGGCACCCTCAGTTGTAGCCATCACTGTACCTCCACCAG CTCCATCTGAGGAAGCATCTTCCACTGAATCGGCTCCCGACGTCGCCACTACTGTGCCGCTTCCTCCAG AGCCATCTGAGGGCATATCTGCCACTGAACCTGCTTCCTCAGCCAAAGCTACCACTGTGCCTCATTCCACAG ACAACGGCTATTCTTGGATGGACTTCCTGGACATCCCTGAGGAGTATCGGATCTACGTGTACGCTGGGTCTGGGGCAGCTGGgctgctgctcctcctgctcATCATCATACTGGTCTGCTTGTACAG GAGGAAAAAGAGACGGGAGGCATACAGAGTCAAACTCCATCCCGGGAGAAGATGG CGCGACTCGGAGCAGGGTGGCTTCTACGACCGCATGAGGAAGGGCACCAGGTGGGGCAGACAGGAGCCCATTTATGCCAACGTTCGCACgggacacaaacacaagtacaaGCCCAagcagaagaggaagagatga